A single Micromonospora luteifusca DNA region contains:
- a CDS encoding fatty acid--CoA ligase, whose product MDAPLQVSRILDHGAGVHGTAEVVTWTGAEPRRMTYAEVGRAAARLAHGLRDECGVTGDERVATFMWNNNEHLVAYFAVPSMGAVLHTLNIRLFPDQVVYIANHAEDRVVLVDSTLIPLLARVIGELTTLRHVVVVGGGDPAPLVAAAGDRITVHHWDALLADRPEVYDWPEVDERDAAALCYTSGTTGNPKGVAYSHRSIYLHSLQVCMPEGFGLGPTDRELAIVPMFHAMSWGLPYAAFLSGASLIMPDRFLQAAPIAEMIAAERPTLAGAVPTIWTDLLAYLDTHDVDTSSLTEVIVGGSACPPALMHAFDERHGIDVIHAWGMTEMSPLGSVSRPPAGATGEQAWRYRYTQGRVPAGVQARIVGPSGEPLPADGRSVGELEVRGPWVTARYVGDDAPDEEKFRDGWLRTGDVGTLSPDGYIMLTDRAKDVIKSGGEWISSVELENALMAHPAVLEACVVGVPDERWDERPLATVVVREGASVTAEELRDFLAGSVARWQLPERWAFIDTVPKTSVGKFDKKVVRSRYAEGELTVRELTAP is encoded by the coding sequence ATGGACGCCCCTCTGCAGGTCTCCCGGATCCTCGATCACGGCGCAGGCGTGCACGGCACAGCCGAGGTGGTCACCTGGACCGGCGCCGAGCCCCGCCGGATGACGTACGCCGAGGTGGGCCGCGCCGCCGCCCGGCTGGCACACGGGCTGCGCGACGAGTGTGGGGTGACCGGCGACGAGCGGGTCGCCACCTTCATGTGGAACAACAACGAGCACCTGGTGGCCTACTTCGCGGTGCCGAGCATGGGTGCGGTGCTGCACACGCTCAACATCCGACTCTTTCCCGACCAGGTCGTCTACATCGCCAACCATGCCGAGGACCGGGTGGTGCTGGTCGACAGCACGCTCATCCCGCTACTGGCCCGGGTGATCGGTGAGCTGACCACCCTGCGGCACGTGGTGGTGGTCGGCGGCGGCGACCCGGCCCCGCTGGTGGCGGCGGCCGGCGACCGGATCACCGTGCACCACTGGGACGCGCTGCTCGCCGACCGGCCCGAGGTGTACGACTGGCCCGAGGTGGACGAGCGTGACGCCGCGGCGCTCTGCTACACCTCGGGCACCACCGGCAACCCGAAGGGTGTGGCCTACTCGCACCGGTCCATCTACCTGCACTCGTTGCAGGTCTGCATGCCGGAGGGTTTCGGTCTCGGGCCGACCGACCGGGAGTTGGCCATCGTGCCGATGTTCCACGCCATGTCGTGGGGCCTGCCGTATGCGGCCTTCCTCTCCGGCGCGTCGCTGATCATGCCGGACCGGTTCCTCCAGGCCGCGCCGATCGCCGAGATGATCGCCGCCGAGCGGCCCACGCTGGCCGGGGCGGTGCCGACCATCTGGACCGATCTGTTGGCCTACCTGGACACCCACGACGTGGACACCTCCTCGCTCACCGAGGTGATCGTGGGCGGGTCGGCCTGTCCGCCGGCGCTGATGCACGCCTTCGACGAGCGGCACGGCATCGACGTGATCCACGCCTGGGGGATGACCGAGATGTCCCCGCTGGGGTCGGTCTCGCGTCCGCCAGCCGGTGCGACAGGCGAGCAGGCGTGGCGGTACCGCTACACCCAGGGGCGGGTGCCGGCGGGCGTACAGGCGCGGATCGTCGGCCCGTCGGGTGAGCCGTTGCCCGCCGACGGCAGGTCCGTGGGTGAGCTGGAGGTCCGTGGGCCGTGGGTGACCGCCCGGTACGTCGGTGACGACGCCCCGGACGAGGAGAAGTTCCGCGACGGCTGGCTGCGTACCGGCGACGTGGGCACCCTCTCGCCGGATGGCTACATCATGCTGACCGACCGCGCCAAGGACGTGATCAAGTCCGGGGGTGAGTGGATTTCCTCGGTCGAGTTGGAGAACGCGTTGATGGCCCACCCGGCGGTGCTGGAGGCCTGCGTGGTGGGTGTGCCGGACGAGCGGTGGGACGAACGGCCGTTGGCCACCGTGGTCGTGCGGGAGGGCGCCTCGGTGACCGCGGAGGAGCTCCGGGACTTTCTGGCCGGCTCGGTGGCCCGCTGGCAGTTGCCCGAGCGCTGGGCGTTCATCGACACGGTGCCGAAGACCAGCGTGGGCAAGTTCGACAAGAAGGTCGTCCGTTCGCGGTACGCCGAGGGCGAGCTGACTGTCCGGGAGCTGACAGCCCCGTAA